A window of the Aquarana catesbeiana isolate 2022-GZ linkage group LG05, ASM4218655v1, whole genome shotgun sequence genome harbors these coding sequences:
- the LOC141145566 gene encoding E3 ubiquitin/ISG15 ligase TRIM25-like, which translates to MASADVRQELDCSVCLNIYTDPVNLKCGHNFCRVCIDSVLDTQERSGGYSCPQCREEFQDRPVLQRNITLRNIVEAFRSTQLEEGKTGIFCTYCYHSPVPAVKSCLMCEASLCDNHLKVHSKSPEHVLTDPTTSMENRKCSIHKKILEYYCTEDSACICVSCRLDGEHRGHKVETLDEASEKKKQKLRNVLQKLMTEREETEKRVQSLQDCRRKVQEKSAGLTERVTALFIELRRHLEDLENRVLRNISSQEERISLSDLIHQLEIKKEDLSRKMEDIEELCNMTDPLTVLQESDTGDLCDTEEGDDEDRERHDRLLHDGRDLDVAGISHTLHTGLSDMIKEVNVFFYIQEASDILLDVNTAYNNLQISDDMKTVSWSDIKQNRPKTPERFQLCPQVLSSQRFSSGRQYWEVDVSEAEDYMIGMCYPSIERRGGGVQAGIGRNNKSWSLFRYRGVCSLRHDNKPIRISPNLSSNRVRIYVDYEAGQLSFYDLCDPIRHLHTFTTTFTEPLHAGLAVGKGSITISGGERRPEK; encoded by the coding sequence atggcgtctgctgatgTGAGACAAGAGCTGGactgttccgtctgtctgaacatttatacagatcctgtaaacctgaaatgtggacacaacttctgccgggtctgtattgatagtgtgttggatacacaggagagatctggaggttattcctgtcctcagtgcagagaagagttccaggatcggcctgtactgcagaggaacataacactgCGTAACATAGTGGAGGCTTTCCGATCTACTCAGCTGGAAGAAGGGAAGACTGGAATCTTCTGTACTTACTGCTatcactctcctgtacctgctgttaaatcctgtctgatgtgtgaagcttctctgtgtgataaTCACCTGAaagtccacagcaagtcaccagaacatgTCCTAACTGATCCCACCACTTCCATGGAGAACAGAAAATGCTccatccataagaagatcctggagtattactgcactgaagACTCtgcctgtatctgtgtgtcctgcaggcTGGATGGAGAACACCGGGGACACAaggtggagactctggatgaggcctccgagaagaagaaacagaaactgagaaatgttctgcagaaactgatgacagagagagaggagacggagaaaagagtccagagtctgcaggattgcaggagaaaagtacaagaaaaatcagctggtctaacagagagagtcactgccctgttcatAGAGCTCAGGAGACATCTGGAGGACCTGGAGAATAGAGTCCTGAGGAACATCTCCAGCCAGGAAGAGCGGATCTCATTGTCTGATCTGATCCAtcagctggaaataaagaaggaggatctgtccaggaagatggaggacattgaggagctgtgtaacatgactgacccactgactgtcctacaggaatcagacacaggagacttgtgtgatactgaggagggagatgatgaggacagagagagacatgatagaCTCCTCCATGATGGAAGGGATCTGGATGTGGCTGgaatctcacacacattacacacagggttATCTGATATGATAAAAGAGGtaaatgtattcttctatatacagGAAGcttcagacatattactggatgtgaacACAGCTTATAATaatctacagatatcagatgacaTGAAAACTGTATCCTGGTCAGATATAAAACAGAATCGTCCAAAAACACCGGAGAGATTTCAGTTATGTCCCCAGGTATTAAGCAGTCAGAGATTTTCCTCGGGGCGACaatactgggaagtggatgtcagtGAGGCAGAAGATTACATGATAGGGATGTGTTAtcccagtatagagaggagaggaggaggagtgcaGGCAGGGATTGGAAGAAATAACAAGTCCTGGAGTTTGTTCAGGTATAGAGGTGTGTGTTCTCTAAGACATGACAATAAACCGATCAGAATATCTCCCaatctctccagtaacagagtcaggatctatgtggattatgaggccgggcagctgtccttttatgatctgtgtgacccgatccgacacctccacaccttcaccaccaccttcactgagcccctccatgctgggttaGCAGTAGGAAAAGGTTCTATAACAATATCTGGGGGTGAAAGGCGACCtgagaaataa